A single window of Oenanthe melanoleuca isolate GR-GAL-2019-014 unplaced genomic scaffold, OMel1.0 S001, whole genome shotgun sequence DNA harbors:
- the LOC130265935 gene encoding olfactory receptor 14J1-like → MSNSSSISHFLLLPLADTRQLQLLHFCLFLGISLAALLGNGLIISAVAYDHHLHTPMFFFLLHLALTDLGCICTTVPKAMHNSLWDTRNISYSGCAAQLLTFAFFISAELYLLTVMCYDRYVSICKPLHYGTLLGSRACAHMAAAAWASGFLTALLHTANTFSLPLCQGNALGQFFCEIPQIIKLSCSHSYLRKFGASAFTTSLALGCFVFIIFSYVQIFRVVLRIPSEQGRHKAFSTCLPHLAVVSLFLSTAVFAHLKPPSISSSSLDLSLSVLYSVVPPALNPLIYSLRKQELKGAPKKLMTLYFQKH, encoded by the coding sequence atgtccaacagcagctccatcagccacttcctcctgctgccattggcagacacacggcagctgcagctcctgcacttctgcctcttcctgggcatctccctggctgccctcctgggcaacggcctcatcatcagcgccgtagcctacgaccaccacctgcacacccccatgttcttcttcctgctccacctggccctcactgacctgggctgcatctgcaccactgtccccaaagccatgcacaattccctctgggacaccaggaacatctcctactcaggatgtgctgcacaactattgacttttgcttttttcatttcagcagaatTATACCTCCTGACCGtgatgtgctacgaccgctacgtgtccatctgcaaacccctgcactacgggaccctcctgggcagcagagcttgtgcccacatggcagcagctgcctgggccagtggctttctcactgctctgctgcacacagccaatacattttccctgcccctgtgccagggcaatgccctgggccagttcttctgtgaaatcccccAGATCATCAAGCTTTCCTGCTCACACTCCTACCTCAGGAAATTTGGGGCTTCTGCTTTTACTACTTCCTTAGCACTTGGTTGTTTtgtattcattattttctcctatgtgcagatcttcagggtcgtgctgaggatcccctctgagcagggacggcacaaagccttttccacctgcctccctcacctggctgtggtctctctgttcctcagcactgcagtatTTGCTCacctgaagcccccctccatctcctcctcgTCTCTGGATCTGTCCCtttcagttctgtactcagtggtgcctccagccctgaatcccctcatctacagcctgaggaagcAGGAGCTCAAAGGAGCTCCGAAAAAATTGATGACTCtctattttcagaagcattaa